The following proteins come from a genomic window of Sphingobium cloacae:
- a CDS encoding acetyl-CoA C-acetyltransferase, whose amino-acid sequence MSDIVITAAKRTAVGSFLGAYANTPAHELGRTAIVAALAQAGLAPEEVDEVILGQILTAGQGQNPARQAAVNAGIPVERTAIGINQLCGSGLRAVALAAQAVKSGDARIMIAGGQENMSMAPHAQNLRGGVKMGALSLVDTLILDGLTDAFHNYHMGMTAENLAEKYQISRDAQDQFAVASQNKAEAARAAGRFKDEIAPVTIKGRKGDIVVDSDEYIRAGATLEAMQALKPAFKKDGSVTAGNASGLNDGAAALVVMSGAEAARRGATVMGRIASFATCGVDPAIMGIGPAPATRIALEKAGWALGDLDLIEANEAFAAQSLAVGQELGWDPEKVNVNGGAIAIGHPVGASGARVLTTLLYEMQKRDARKGLATLCVGGGMGVAMCIER is encoded by the coding sequence GTGTCAGACATCGTCATCACCGCCGCCAAGCGGACCGCCGTCGGCAGTTTTCTGGGCGCTTACGCCAATACCCCCGCGCATGAACTGGGCCGGACCGCGATCGTCGCCGCCCTCGCGCAGGCGGGACTCGCGCCGGAGGAAGTGGACGAAGTCATACTGGGCCAGATCCTGACCGCCGGGCAGGGACAGAATCCCGCGCGGCAGGCCGCCGTCAACGCGGGCATCCCGGTCGAGCGCACGGCCATCGGCATCAACCAGCTTTGCGGGTCCGGGCTGCGCGCCGTGGCGCTGGCGGCGCAGGCGGTCAAATCGGGCGATGCGCGGATCATGATCGCGGGCGGGCAGGAGAATATGTCCATGGCCCCCCATGCGCAAAATCTGCGCGGCGGCGTGAAGATGGGCGCGCTGTCGCTGGTCGACACCCTGATCCTGGACGGCCTGACCGACGCGTTCCACAATTACCATATGGGCATGACGGCGGAGAATCTGGCGGAGAAATACCAGATTTCCCGCGACGCGCAGGACCAGTTCGCCGTCGCCAGCCAGAACAAGGCGGAGGCCGCCCGCGCCGCCGGCCGCTTCAAGGACGAAATCGCGCCCGTCACGATCAAGGGCCGCAAGGGCGACATCGTGGTCGACAGCGACGAATATATCCGCGCCGGCGCCACGCTGGAGGCGATGCAGGCGCTGAAGCCGGCTTTCAAGAAGGATGGCTCGGTCACCGCGGGCAACGCCAGCGGCCTCAATGACGGCGCGGCCGCGCTCGTCGTGATGAGCGGAGCGGAAGCGGCCAGGCGCGGCGCGACGGTCATGGGGCGCATCGCCTCCTTCGCGACCTGCGGCGTCGATCCGGCGATCATGGGCATCGGCCCCGCTCCCGCCACGCGCATCGCGCTGGAAAAGGCGGGCTGGGCGCTGGGCGACCTCGACCTGATCGAGGCCAATGAGGCTTTTGCCGCGCAGTCCCTGGCCGTGGGGCAGGAACTGGGCTGGGACCCGGAAAAGGTGAACGTCAATGGCGGCGCGATCGCCATCGGCCATCCGGTCGGCGCGTCCGGCGCGCGCGTGCTCACCACCCTGCTCTACGAAATGCAGAAGCGCGACGCCAGAAAGGGCCTCGCCACATTGTGCGTCGGCGGCGGCATGGGCGTCGCCATGTGCATCGAGCGTTGA
- a CDS encoding tRNA-binding protein, with product MHASHDPAAPAADAILFDDFLKVDIRVGTVVSAEPFPEARQPAYKLLIDFGPAIGCRKSSARITDRYDLADLPGRQVAAVVNFPPRQIGKFMSQVLTLGFADSQGAVVLFAPDQPVPNGSRLF from the coding sequence ATGCACGCTTCCCATGACCCCGCCGCTCCCGCCGCCGATGCGATCCTGTTCGACGATTTCCTGAAGGTCGACATCCGGGTCGGCACCGTCGTTTCGGCCGAACCTTTCCCCGAAGCGCGCCAGCCGGCCTACAAGCTGCTGATCGATTTTGGCCCCGCCATCGGATGCAGGAAATCCAGCGCCCGGATCACGGACCGCTACGACCTCGCCGATCTGCCGGGGCGTCAGGTCGCGGCGGTCGTGAATTTCCCGCCCCGCCAGATCGGCAAGTTCATGTCGCAGGTGCTGACATTGGGCTTCGCGGACTCGCAGGGAGCGGTCGTCCTCTTCGCTCCCGACCAGCCGGTCCCGAACGGCTCACGGCTTTTCTGA
- a CDS encoding acetyl-CoA carboxylase biotin carboxylase subunit produces the protein MAITKILIANRGEIACRVIRTARKMGIKTVAVYSDADARSPHVLMADEAVHLGPPPAAQSYLLADKIIEACKATGADAVHPGYGFLSERESFRKALDEAGIVFVGPPANAIAAMGDKIESKKLAMEAGVNVVPGYVGVIEDTEHAVKISNEIGYPVMMKASAGGGGKGMRLAYSEQDVREGFEATRREGLNSFGDDRVFIEKFIESPRHIEIQILGDQHGNIVYLNERECSIQRRHQKVVEEAPSPFVSPEMRKKMGEQCVALARAVGYFSAGTVELIVSGTDKTGDGFYFLEMNTRLQVEHPVTEEITGLDLVEQMIRVANGEKLGFTQADVKINGWSVENRVYAEDPYRGFLPSTGRLIRYTPPETGADETGALVRVDDGVQEGGEVSMFYDPMIAKLITWAPTREQAIDKQIEALDRFEIEGPGHNIDFLSALMQHPRFRSGDITTGFIAQEYPEGFTGAPASPDLLRKLAAIGAFAAMAQADRARRIDGQLGRKLRAPTGWQVRIGAGEEGALHDVVIRGDKVAVDGEPLDMSLEYTPGDRLIEAEFGDEQLAVRIAPVRAGFVLTAHGASHKLRILPAHAAPYAKHMIEKIPPDLSRFLICPMPGLLVALHVQAGDKVEIGQPLAVIEAMKMENILRAQKAGVVKNVSAAQGESLPVDAIILELE, from the coding sequence ATGGCAATCACCAAGATCCTGATCGCGAACCGTGGCGAGATCGCCTGCCGCGTGATCCGCACGGCGCGGAAGATGGGCATCAAGACCGTGGCGGTCTATTCCGACGCCGATGCGCGTTCCCCCCACGTCCTGATGGCGGACGAAGCGGTTCATCTCGGCCCGCCGCCCGCCGCGCAATCCTACCTGCTGGCCGACAAGATCATCGAGGCATGCAAGGCGACCGGCGCGGATGCGGTGCATCCGGGCTATGGCTTCCTGTCGGAGCGCGAAAGCTTCCGCAAGGCGCTGGACGAGGCGGGCATCGTCTTCGTCGGCCCGCCCGCCAACGCCATCGCCGCCATGGGCGACAAGATCGAGTCCAAGAAGCTTGCGATGGAAGCGGGCGTCAATGTCGTCCCCGGCTATGTCGGCGTGATCGAGGACACCGAACATGCGGTGAAGATTTCCAACGAGATCGGCTATCCGGTCATGATGAAGGCGTCGGCGGGCGGCGGCGGCAAGGGGATGCGCCTTGCCTATAGCGAGCAGGACGTGCGCGAAGGGTTCGAGGCGACCAGGCGCGAGGGGCTGAACAGCTTCGGCGACGACCGCGTGTTCATCGAGAAGTTCATCGAAAGCCCGCGCCATATCGAAATCCAGATATTGGGCGACCAGCACGGCAATATCGTCTACCTCAATGAACGCGAATGCTCGATCCAGCGCCGCCATCAAAAGGTGGTGGAGGAAGCACCGTCGCCCTTCGTCAGCCCCGAAATGCGCAAGAAGATGGGCGAACAATGCGTCGCCCTGGCGCGCGCGGTCGGCTATTTCAGCGCGGGCACGGTGGAACTGATCGTGTCGGGCACGGACAAGACCGGCGACGGCTTCTACTTCCTCGAAATGAACACCCGCCTGCAGGTCGAGCATCCCGTGACGGAGGAAATCACCGGCCTCGATCTGGTGGAGCAGATGATCCGCGTCGCCAATGGCGAGAAGCTGGGCTTCACCCAGGCCGATGTGAAGATCAACGGCTGGTCCGTCGAGAACCGGGTCTATGCCGAAGATCCCTATCGCGGTTTCCTGCCCTCGACGGGCCGCCTGATCCGCTACACGCCGCCCGAAACCGGCGCTGACGAGACGGGCGCTCTGGTGCGCGTCGACGACGGCGTGCAGGAAGGGGGCGAGGTCAGCATGTTCTACGACCCCATGATCGCCAAGCTCATCACCTGGGCGCCCACGCGCGAACAGGCCATCGACAAGCAGATCGAGGCGCTCGACAGGTTCGAGATCGAGGGGCCGGGCCATAATATCGACTTCCTGTCGGCCCTGATGCAGCACCCGCGCTTCCGGTCGGGCGACATCACCACGGGCTTCATCGCGCAGGAATATCCCGAAGGGTTCACAGGCGCGCCCGCGTCGCCGGACCTGCTCCGCAAGCTTGCCGCGATCGGGGCCTTCGCCGCCATGGCGCAGGCCGACCGCGCGCGCCGCATCGACGGCCAGCTCGGCAGGAAGCTGCGGGCCCCGACCGGCTGGCAGGTGAGGATCGGCGCGGGAGAAGAGGGGGCGCTGCACGATGTCGTCATCCGGGGCGACAAGGTGGCCGTCGACGGCGAACCGCTGGACATGAGCCTGGAATATACGCCCGGCGACCGTCTGATCGAAGCCGAGTTCGGCGACGAGCAGTTGGCGGTCCGGATCGCGCCGGTCCGCGCCGGTTTCGTCCTGACCGCGCATGGCGCCAGCCACAAGCTGCGCATCCTGCCCGCGCACGCCGCGCCTTATGCCAAGCATATGATCGAGAAGATCCCGCCCGATCTTTCGCGATTCCTCATCTGCCCGATGCCCGGCCTGCTGGTCGCGCTCCACGTGCAGGCCGGCGACAAGGTGGAGATCGGCCAGCCGCTCGCGGTGATCGAGGCGATGAAGATGGAGAATATCCTGCGCGCGCAGAAGGCGGGCGTGGTGAAGAACGTGTCGGCGGCGCAGGGCGAAAGCCTGCCGGTCGACGCCATCATCCTGGAACTGGAATAA
- the bioB gene encoding biotin synthase BioB: MTPRTDWTREEIAALFDLPFNDLLFEAQAIHRENFPRNEVQLSTLLSIKTGGCPEDCGYCSQSTEAESGLKATKLMDVQAVLQAAAQAKDHGSGRFCMGAAWRNPKDRDMPRLIEMVKGVRQMGMETCMTLGMLSEGQARQLADAGLDYYNHNIDTSPENYANVITTRTFEDRIETLENVRNAGINVCCGGIVGLGETRGDRIGFLHALATMPHPESVPINALVPVKGTVLGDMLADTPLARIDEIEFVRTVAVARIVMPRSMVRLSAGRESMSEACQALCFMAGANSIFTGDKLLTAANAGDDKDSALLGKLGLTPMMAQPHGHLEAAE, translated from the coding sequence ATGACACCCCGTACCGACTGGACGCGCGAGGAAATCGCCGCGCTGTTCGACCTGCCCTTCAACGACCTGCTGTTCGAAGCGCAGGCGATCCACCGCGAGAACTTCCCGCGCAATGAAGTGCAGCTTTCCACCCTGCTGTCGATCAAGACCGGCGGCTGTCCGGAGGATTGCGGTTATTGCAGCCAGTCGACCGAAGCGGAAAGCGGCCTCAAGGCTACCAAGCTGATGGACGTGCAGGCCGTGCTGCAAGCGGCGGCGCAGGCGAAAGACCATGGCTCCGGCCGTTTCTGCATGGGCGCGGCATGGCGCAATCCCAAGGATCGCGACATGCCCAGGCTCATCGAGATGGTGAAGGGCGTGCGCCAGATGGGCATGGAAACCTGCATGACGCTCGGCATGTTGAGCGAGGGGCAGGCGAGGCAGCTCGCCGATGCGGGCCTCGATTACTACAATCATAATATCGACACCTCGCCGGAAAACTACGCCAACGTCATCACCACCCGGACCTTCGAGGACCGGATCGAGACGCTGGAGAATGTCCGCAATGCGGGCATCAACGTGTGCTGCGGCGGCATCGTCGGACTGGGCGAAACGCGGGGCGACCGCATCGGCTTCCTCCACGCGCTCGCCACCATGCCGCATCCCGAAAGCGTGCCGATCAACGCGCTGGTGCCGGTCAAGGGCACGGTGCTGGGCGACATGCTGGCCGACACGCCGCTCGCCAGGATCGACGAGATCGAGTTCGTGCGGACCGTCGCCGTGGCGCGGATCGTCATGCCGCGGTCGATGGTGCGCCTCTCGGCGGGCCGGGAAAGCATGAGCGAAGCCTGTCAGGCGCTCTGCTTCATGGCGGGCGCGAACAGCATCTTCACCGGCGACAAGCTGCTCACGGCGGCCAATGCGGGCGACGACAAGGACAGCGCGCTGCTCGGCAAGCTGGGCCTGACGCCGATGATGGCCCAGCCGCACGGGCATCTGGAGGCGGCTGAATAG
- the scpA gene encoding methylmalonyl-CoA mutase, translating to MTDKPTLDQWAAAASREVKGKDLTWRTPEGIDVKPLYTSEDVKVDPGLPGFAPFTRGVRASMYAGRPWTIRQYAGFSTAEESNAFYRRNLAAGQKGLSVAFDLATHRGYDSDHPRVVGDVGKAGVAIDSVEDMKILFDGIPLDQMSVSMTMNGAVIPILSFFIVAGEEQGVDRKLLDGTIQNDILKEFMVRNTYIYPPEPSMRIISDIFGYTSREMPKFNSISISGYHMQEAGATQVQELAFTIADGMEYVKYGVASGLDIDKFAGRLSFFFAIGMNFFMEVAKLRAARVLWHRAMTTLGAQDERSKMLRTHCQTSGVSLTEQDPYNNVMRTTIEAMAAMLGGTQSLHTNALDEAIALPTDFSARIARNTQIIIQEETGMCNVVDPLGGSYYVEALTQELVDQAQAIIDRVQGEGGMAKAVAAGWPKAMIEEAAAARQARVDRGEDVIVGVNKYRLANEDLLETLEVDNTKVREAQIARINKMKAERDEAKCQAALDALRKGAAGPASIENNLLALAVECARARATLGEISSAMEESFDRYGTVPTPVKGVYAAPYKDDSRWKQVLDGVQAVERRLGRKPKILIAKMGQDGHDRGANIIASAFGDMGFDVVSGPLFQTPEETVVLALDAGVDVVGASSLAAGHKTLIPELIRELREAGRHDVKVIAGGVIPPQDYDFLRDAGVQGIYGPGSNVVECAADVLRLLGHNMPPPGLEEAA from the coding sequence ATGACCGACAAGCCGACGCTGGATCAATGGGCCGCCGCCGCGTCCCGGGAAGTGAAGGGCAAGGACCTCACCTGGCGCACGCCGGAGGGGATCGACGTCAAGCCGCTTTACACGAGCGAGGACGTCAAGGTCGATCCGGGCCTTCCCGGCTTCGCGCCCTTCACCCGTGGCGTCCGGGCATCCATGTATGCGGGCCGTCCCTGGACCATCCGCCAATATGCGGGCTTCTCCACCGCCGAGGAATCCAACGCCTTCTACCGCCGCAACCTCGCGGCGGGGCAGAAGGGGCTGTCGGTCGCCTTCGACCTGGCCACCCATCGCGGCTATGACAGCGACCATCCCCGCGTCGTGGGCGACGTGGGCAAGGCGGGCGTCGCCATCGACAGCGTCGAGGACATGAAGATCCTCTTCGACGGCATCCCGCTCGACCAGATGTCGGTTTCCATGACGATGAACGGCGCAGTCATCCCGATCCTGTCCTTCTTCATCGTCGCGGGCGAGGAGCAGGGGGTCGATCGCAAGCTGCTGGACGGAACCATCCAGAACGACATTCTGAAGGAGTTCATGGTCCGCAACACCTATATCTACCCGCCCGAACCCTCGATGCGGATCATCTCCGACATTTTCGGCTACACGTCGCGGGAGATGCCCAAGTTCAACAGCATCTCCATTTCCGGCTATCACATGCAGGAAGCGGGCGCGACGCAGGTGCAGGAACTGGCTTTCACCATCGCGGACGGCATGGAATATGTGAAATATGGCGTGGCGTCGGGCCTCGACATCGACAAGTTCGCCGGACGCCTCAGCTTCTTCTTCGCCATCGGCATGAACTTCTTCATGGAAGTGGCGAAGCTGCGCGCCGCCCGCGTGCTGTGGCACCGCGCCATGACGACGCTGGGCGCGCAGGACGAACGCTCCAAGATGCTGCGCACCCACTGCCAGACCAGCGGCGTGTCGCTGACCGAGCAGGACCCCTATAACAACGTCATGCGCACCACCATCGAGGCGATGGCCGCGATGCTGGGCGGCACCCAGTCGCTCCACACCAACGCGCTGGACGAAGCCATCGCGCTGCCGACCGACTTTTCCGCGCGCATCGCCCGCAACACGCAGATCATCATCCAGGAAGAGACCGGCATGTGCAATGTCGTCGATCCCCTGGGCGGCAGCTATTATGTCGAGGCGCTGACGCAGGAACTGGTGGACCAGGCGCAGGCGATCATCGACCGCGTCCAGGGTGAAGGCGGCATGGCGAAGGCGGTCGCGGCCGGCTGGCCCAAGGCGATGATCGAGGAAGCCGCCGCCGCCCGCCAGGCCCGCGTGGACCGGGGCGAGGACGTGATTGTCGGCGTCAACAAATACCGCCTCGCGAACGAAGACCTGCTCGAGACGCTGGAGGTCGACAACACCAAGGTCCGCGAAGCGCAGATCGCCCGCATCAACAAGATGAAGGCAGAACGCGACGAGGCCAAATGCCAAGCGGCGCTCGACGCCCTGCGCAAGGGCGCGGCCGGCCCCGCGAGCATCGAGAACAACTTGCTCGCGCTGGCCGTGGAATGCGCCCGCGCCCGCGCCACGCTGGGCGAGATCAGCTCCGCCATGGAGGAGAGCTTCGATCGCTACGGCACGGTGCCGACGCCGGTGAAGGGCGTCTATGCGGCGCCCTACAAGGACGACAGCCGCTGGAAACAGGTTCTTGACGGTGTGCAGGCCGTCGAGCGGCGCCTTGGTCGCAAGCCGAAGATCCTCATCGCCAAGATGGGGCAGGACGGCCACGACCGGGGCGCCAACATCATCGCGTCGGCCTTTGGCGACATGGGCTTCGATGTCGTGTCCGGCCCGCTGTTCCAGACGCCGGAGGAAACGGTGGTGCTGGCGCTCGACGCGGGCGTGGACGTGGTCGGCGCGTCGAGCCTCGCGGCGGGGCACAAGACGCTGATCCCCGAACTCATCAGGGAGCTTCGGGAGGCGGGACGCCATGACGTGAAAGTGATCGCGGGGGGCGTCATTCCGCCACAGGATTACGACTTCCTTCGTGACGCGGGTGTGCAGGGCATTTATGGTCCCGGCTCCAATGTCGTGGAGTGCGCGGCCGACGTGCTGCGCCTCCTCGGCCACAACATGCCCCCGCCGGGGCTGGAGGAAGCCGCTTGA
- the mce gene encoding methylmalonyl-CoA epimerase: MKLGRLNHIGIATPSLEASIAYYRDVMGATKIHAPFDLPAQGVKVCFVDTPGENGTGGTQIELIEPLGENSPIHGFIAKNPAGGQHHMCYEVPDIHEAKAWFEGLGKKVLGEPRIGAHGTPIFFVHPRDMNGVLTEIMETPREAH; this comes from the coding sequence ATGAAACTGGGACGATTGAACCATATCGGCATCGCCACGCCTTCGCTGGAGGCCAGCATCGCCTATTATCGCGACGTGATGGGCGCGACGAAGATCCACGCGCCTTTCGACCTGCCCGCGCAGGGCGTGAAGGTCTGTTTCGTCGACACGCCGGGCGAAAACGGCACCGGCGGCACGCAGATCGAACTGATCGAGCCGCTGGGCGAGAACAGCCCGATCCACGGCTTCATCGCCAAGAACCCGGCGGGCGGGCAGCATCATATGTGCTATGAAGTGCCCGACATCCATGAAGCGAAGGCATGGTTCGAGGGGTTGGGGAAGAAGGTGCTGGGCGAACCCCGCATCGGCGCGCACGGCACGCCGATCTTCTTCGTCCACCCCAGGGACATGAACGGGGTGCTGACCGAGATCATGGAGACGCCCAGGGAGGCGCATTGA
- a CDS encoding acyl-CoA carboxylase subunit beta codes for MSRLAIIEQLEAKRDAARLGGGQRRIDAQHAKGKLTARERLEVLLDEDSFEELDMYVEHNCIDFGMDEQHIPGDGVVTGSGTINGRLVYVFSQDFTVYGGAVSERHAMKICKIMDMAMKVGAPVIGLNDSGGARIQEGVASLAGYAEIFQRNVLASGVVPQISVIMGPCAGGAVYSPAMTDFIFMVKDSSFMFVTGPDVVKTVTNEVVTQEELGGAVTHTTRSGVADVAFENDIEALLAVRDFVDFLPASNREPVPERPSADPWDRVDESLDTLVPANANQPYDMHELIRKVVDEGDFFEVQPAHAGNILCGFGRIEGKTVGIIANQPMVLAGVLDINSSKKAGRFVRFCDAFEIPIVTFVDVPGFLPGTAQEHNGIIKHGAKLLFAYAEATVPKITVITRKAYGGAYDVMSSKHLRGDLNYAWPTAEIAVMGAKGAVEIIFRGRTPEEIAERTREYEDRFANPFVAAGKGFIDEVIQPHSTRKRIALGLRKLRNKALENPWKKHDNIPL; via the coding sequence ATGTCCAGGCTTGCCATCATCGAACAGCTTGAAGCGAAGCGCGATGCCGCCCGGCTGGGCGGCGGCCAGCGCCGCATCGACGCGCAGCACGCCAAGGGGAAGCTGACCGCGCGCGAGCGGCTGGAAGTGCTGCTGGACGAGGACAGCTTCGAAGAGCTGGACATGTATGTCGAGCATAACTGCATCGACTTCGGCATGGACGAACAGCATATTCCGGGCGACGGCGTCGTCACCGGATCGGGCACGATCAACGGCCGCCTCGTCTATGTCTTCTCGCAGGACTTCACCGTCTATGGCGGCGCGGTGTCGGAACGGCACGCGATGAAGATCTGCAAGATCATGGACATGGCGATGAAGGTCGGCGCGCCCGTGATCGGCCTCAACGATTCCGGCGGCGCGCGCATCCAGGAAGGCGTGGCTTCGCTGGCGGGCTATGCCGAAATCTTCCAGCGCAACGTGCTGGCGTCGGGCGTGGTGCCGCAGATCAGCGTCATCATGGGCCCATGCGCGGGCGGTGCGGTCTATTCGCCCGCGATGACGGACTTCATCTTCATGGTGAAGGATTCGAGCTTCATGTTCGTGACCGGGCCGGATGTGGTGAAGACCGTCACCAACGAAGTCGTGACGCAGGAGGAACTGGGCGGCGCGGTCACCCACACCACCCGGTCGGGCGTGGCCGACGTGGCGTTCGAAAACGACATCGAAGCGCTGCTGGCCGTGCGCGATTTCGTCGATTTCCTGCCCGCTTCCAACCGCGAGCCCGTGCCGGAGCGCCCCAGCGCCGATCCGTGGGACCGGGTGGACGAAAGCCTCGACACGCTGGTCCCGGCCAATGCCAACCAGCCCTATGACATGCACGAACTGATCCGCAAGGTCGTGGACGAAGGCGATTTCTTCGAGGTCCAGCCTGCCCATGCGGGCAATATCCTGTGCGGCTTCGGGCGGATCGAGGGCAAGACGGTGGGCATCATCGCCAATCAGCCGATGGTGCTGGCCGGGGTGCTCGACATCAATTCGTCGAAGAAGGCGGGGCGTTTCGTCCGCTTCTGCGACGCGTTCGAGATTCCGATCGTCACCTTCGTCGACGTGCCGGGCTTCCTGCCGGGCACCGCGCAGGAGCATAACGGCATCATCAAGCATGGCGCGAAGCTGCTCTTCGCCTATGCCGAGGCGACCGTGCCCAAGATCACCGTCATCACGCGCAAGGCCTATGGCGGCGCCTATGACGTGATGTCCTCCAAGCATCTGCGCGGCGACCTCAACTATGCGTGGCCGACCGCCGAGATCGCGGTGATGGGTGCGAAGGGCGCGGTGGAGATCATCTTCCGCGGCAGGACGCCCGAGGAGATCGCCGAGCGCACCAGGGAATATGAGGACCGCTTCGCCAACCCCTTCGTGGCGGCGGGCAAGGGCTTCATCGACGAGGTGATCCAGCCCCATTCGACCCGCAAGCGCATCGCGCTGGGCCTGCGCAAGCTGCGCAACAAGGCGCTGGAGAATCCGTGGAAGAAGCACGACAATATCCCGCTGTGA
- a CDS encoding helix-turn-helix domain-containing protein — protein sequence MARGNRIFAGPRLRQLRIDHRMDQAAMAQALGISVSYLSQLENDDRPLTAKVKAALASAFPTDWASFDSREEEQLLGAFTFALTHPELPGAALEPERIEKLHLQFPEFAARYLDLYNAHMRANERINMIEEAIANDHAVQARLPWEAARDWFHEAGNYVHSLDCLAEDMAASLTAGQVLDEGMLVEALARRHGIETLIADTPDSALRSYDAGERRLFVNAALPTESRKFMLGHQLMMLEGQTQIADIVAKAALSVTGADRLLSIGLGNYAAGALLMPYAPFREAARESRHDIDRLARRFGVSFEQACHRLSTLQRPGLRGIPFFFCRVDMAGNITKRHSATRLQFARFGGACPLWNVHEAVAIPDRINVQLGETPDGVRYVSMAKGLVKPSGSYARTPRRYAVVLGCEVAHAANFVYADGLRLEDEGAATPIGITCRLCPRQSCDQRAFPPADRPIHVDPDNRQIVPYWIG from the coding sequence ATGGCACGTGGCAATCGCATCTTCGCCGGTCCCAGGCTCCGCCAGCTTCGGATCGATCATCGCATGGACCAGGCCGCCATGGCGCAGGCGCTGGGGATTTCCGTCTCTTATCTCAGCCAGTTGGAGAATGACGACCGGCCGCTGACCGCCAAGGTGAAGGCCGCGCTGGCCAGCGCCTTTCCGACCGACTGGGCCAGTTTCGACAGCCGGGAGGAAGAGCAGCTCCTGGGCGCGTTCACCTTCGCGCTCACCCATCCCGAATTGCCCGGAGCGGCGCTGGAGCCGGAGCGGATCGAGAAGCTGCACCTGCAATTCCCGGAGTTCGCGGCGCGTTATCTCGATCTCTACAACGCCCATATGCGCGCCAACGAGCGGATCAACATGATCGAGGAAGCCATCGCCAACGATCATGCGGTGCAGGCCCGCCTGCCGTGGGAGGCGGCGCGCGACTGGTTCCACGAGGCGGGCAATTACGTCCATTCGCTCGACTGCCTGGCGGAGGACATGGCCGCGAGCCTCACCGCCGGGCAGGTGCTGGACGAAGGGATGCTGGTGGAGGCGCTCGCCCGGCGGCACGGCATCGAAACACTGATCGCCGACACCCCGGATTCCGCGCTGCGCAGCTATGATGCCGGTGAAAGACGGCTGTTCGTCAACGCCGCCCTTCCCACCGAAAGCCGCAAGTTCATGCTGGGGCACCAGCTCATGATGCTGGAGGGCCAGACGCAGATCGCCGACATCGTGGCGAAGGCCGCCTTGTCCGTGACCGGCGCGGACCGGCTGCTTTCCATCGGCCTTGGCAATTATGCGGCGGGGGCGCTGCTGATGCCCTATGCGCCGTTCCGGGAGGCGGCGCGGGAAAGCCGCCACGACATCGACCGGCTGGCGCGCCGTTTCGGCGTCAGCTTCGAGCAGGCCTGCCACCGCCTCTCCACGCTGCAACGGCCGGGGCTGCGCGGCATCCCCTTCTTCTTCTGCCGGGTCGACATGGCGGGCAACATCACCAAGCGGCACAGCGCCACGCGGCTGCAATTCGCCCGTTTCGGCGGCGCCTGCCCCCTATGGAACGTGCATGAGGCGGTCGCCATCCCCGACCGGATCAACGTGCAGCTGGGCGAGACGCCGGACGGGGTGCGCTATGTCTCCATGGCGAAAGGGCTGGTGAAGCCTTCGGGCAGCTATGCCCGCACGCCGCGCCGCTATGCCGTGGTGCTGGGCTGCGAGGTCGCCCATGCGGCGAACTTCGTCTATGCCGACGGGCTGCGGCTGGAGGATGAAGGCGCGGCCACGCCGATCGGCATCACCTGCCGCCTGTGCCCGCGCCAGAGCTGCGACCAGCGCGCCTTCCCGCCCGCCGACCGGCCGATCCATGTCGATCCGGACAACCGGCAGATCGTGCCCTATTGGATCGGTTGA
- a CDS encoding 2OG-Fe dioxygenase family protein translates to MASNPALSSLPAGLRDDLAARGYARLAGRETGALLGEAAQAWEDFARSWDDLGPDLYMADGGRYRRRRHAAFRCEGGFFTRKPHQPHFQSRDYNPLNGDVQRWFDPVADATADHPVMRAIFALCAETFTGRAGRWHVEMHLFRIETGRGETGRPTPEGLHRDGVDWVFVMLVERRNVREGVTRIGAPDGAPLGEFTLTEPGDAVLIDDHRILHGVTEIHAVDPDRPAWRDALVVTFAAE, encoded by the coding sequence ATGGCGTCGAACCCTGCCCTTTCCTCCCTTCCCGCCGGCTTGCGCGACGACCTGGCGGCGCGGGGCTATGCGCGGCTGGCAGGCCGGGAGACAGGGGCGCTGCTCGGCGAGGCGGCGCAGGCATGGGAGGATTTCGCGCGGAGCTGGGACGACCTGGGCCCCGATCTCTATATGGCGGACGGCGGGCGCTACCGCCGCCGCCGCCATGCCGCTTTCCGTTGCGAAGGCGGGTTTTTCACCCGCAAGCCGCACCAGCCGCATTTCCAGAGCCGTGACTATAATCCGCTGAACGGCGACGTGCAGCGCTGGTTCGATCCGGTGGCGGATGCGACCGCGGACCATCCGGTCATGCGGGCCATCTTCGCCCTGTGCGCCGAAACCTTCACCGGCCGCGCGGGACGCTGGCATGTGGAGATGCACCTGTTCCGCATCGAAACCGGCCGGGGCGAAACGGGCAGGCCCACGCCCGAAGGACTGCATCGCGACGGCGTGGACTGGGTCTTCGTCATGCTGGTCGAACGGCGCAACGTCCGCGAAGGGGTGACCCGCATCGGCGCGCCCGACGGCGCCCCGCTGGGCGAATTCACGCTGACCGAACCGGGCGACGCGGTGCTGATCGACGATCATCGCATCCTGCACGGCGTCACCGAAATCCATGCCGTCGACCCGGACCGCCCGGCATGGCGGGACGCGCTGGTCGTGACCTTCGCGGCGGAATAG